Proteins found in one Lycium ferocissimum isolate CSIRO_LF1 chromosome 6, AGI_CSIRO_Lferr_CH_V1, whole genome shotgun sequence genomic segment:
- the LOC132059132 gene encoding glucosamine inositolphosphorylceramide transferase 1 yields the protein MGSLPIAVSGTTVQGGSCRWWWWCNNSNNTAKSCNNNSNGVRGSNDRCANSSAFVFFMVSFVCLASIAGIYCRLLLPPNVHTTLSKLGCNEDNEGSWSIGVYYGDSPFNLKPIEEANVWRNKSAAWPVANPVVTCASASGASFPSNFVADPFLYVQGEILYLFFEAKNSITMQGDIGVARSTDKGATWEQLGVALDEDWHLSYPYVFDYNGNTYMMPEGSAKGDLRLYRAVKFPTEWKLEKVIMKKPLVDSFIIQHDGKYWLFGSDHSGIGAKKNGQLEIWYSSSPLGPWKPHKKNPIYNTDKSKGARNGGRPFLYDGHLYRAGQDCGETYGRRLRLFRIEALTPTEYKEVEVPLGLKESMKGRNAWNGARSHQLDVQQLSSGEWVAVMDGDRVPSGDVNRRFIFGFASVLGVVMLVILFGMLLGAVKGLVPLSWCPHNIGKRSDVPFDWERSSLLSNRMRLFCSRLNRASSSLRARIKPKTCSGGFVLALIFLSTVVLMCTGVKYIYGGSGAQEAYPLNGQYSQFTLLTMTYDARLWNLKMYVKHYSRCSSVREIVVVWNKGQAPELSELDSAVPVRIRVEEQNSLNNRFKLDPLIETRAVLELDDDIMMPCDDVERGFKVWREHPEKIVGFYPRLADGNPLKYRAENHAREHNGYNMILTGAAFMDSKMAFEKYWSKEAEAGRDIVDKLFNCEDVLLNYLYANASSSSTVEYVKPAWAIDTSKFSGVAISRNTQTHYGLRSSCLQRFSEMYGSISSRKSEFHHRNDGWDV from the exons ATGGGTTCACTTCCAATTGCAGTTTCTGGGACCACTGTCCAAGGTGGCAGTTgtaggtggtggtggtggtgtaaTAACAGTAACAACACTGCTAAGAGttgtaataataatagtaatggtGTTCGTGGTAGCAATGATCGTTGTGCAAATTCTTCAGCTTTTGTGTTCTTTATGGTGTCATTTGTGTGTCTAGCTTCAATTGCTGGAATTTATTGTAGACTTTTACTTCCACCAAATGTACATACAACACTTTCTAAATTGGGTTGTAATGAAGACAATGAAGGTTCTTGGTCAATTGGTGTTTACTATGGTGATTCTCCTTTTAACCTTAAACCCATTGAAGAg GCAAATGTTTGGAGGAACAAGAGTGCAGCATGGCCAGTGGCAAATCCAGTTGTCACTTGTGCTTCAGCTTCTGGGGCTAGTTTTCCTAGTAATTTTGTTGCTGATCCTTTTCTTTATGTTCAg GGAGAAATCCTTTACCTATTCTTTGAAGCAAAGAATTCAATCACAATGCAAGGGGATATTGGAGTAGCAAGAAGTACTGATAAGGGAGCAACGTGGGAGCAGTTGGGTGTTGCTCTAGATGAAGACTGGCATCTCTCctatccttatgtctttgactATAATGGCAAT ACGTATATGATGCCTGAGGGCAGTGCTAAAGGGGATCTTCGTCTTTATCGAGCTGTAAAGTTTCCTACGGAATGGAAACTGGAAAAGGTCATAATGAAAAAGCCGCTTGTTGAttctttcatcattcaacatGATGGGAAGTACTGGCTTTTTGGTTCAGATCACAGTGGAATTGGTGCCAAGAAGAATGGTCAGTTGGAGATTTGGTATAGTAGCTCACCTCTTGGTCCATGGAAACCGCATAAAAAGAATCCTATCTACAACACTGACAAGAGCAAGGGGGCCCGCAATGGAGGTAGACCGTTTTTATACGATGGACATCTTTATCGTGCTGGTCAAGACTGTGGTGAGACATACGGGCGACGCTTACGTCTCTTCAGAATAGAAGCTCTGACTCCTACTGAATACAAAGAAGTTGAGGTGCCTTTGGGCCTTAAGGAATCGATGAAGGGACGAAATGCCTGGAACGGTGCCCGCAGTCATCAACTTGATGTGCAACAACTAAGCTCTGGGGAGTGGGTTGCAGTTATGGATGGGGACCGAGTCCCTTCAGGAGATGTAAATCGACGGTTTATCTTTGGGTTTGCATCAGTTTTAGGTGTTGTAATGCTGGTTATACTGTTCGGTATGTTACTAGGAGCAGTAAAAGGATTAGTTCCCTTAAGTTGGTGCCCTCACAATATTGGAAAGAGGAGCGATGTGCCATTTGATTGGGAAAGATCGAGCCTTTTATCTAATAGAATGAGACTATTTTGTAGTCGTTTGAACAGAGCAAGCTCGTCTCTCCGCGCCCGAATAAAGCCAAAAACATGCAGTGGTGGGTTCGTTCTTGCTTTAATATTTCTATCAACTGTGGTGTTAATGTGCACCGGAGTTAAATACATTTACGGAGGAAGCGGGGCCCAGGAAGCTTACCCGTTGAACGGTCAATACTCTCAGTTCACTTTATTGACAATGACCTACGATGCTCGGCTTTGGAACTTGAAAATGTATGTCAAGCATTACTCAAGGTGTTCCTCGGTCCGCGAgattgttgtagtgtggaaTAAAGGCCAAGCACCAGAATTAAGCGAGCTCGATTCAGCAGTGCCAGTGAGGATAAGAGTAGAGGAACAAAACTCGTTGAACAATCGATTTAAGTTGGATCCTTTGATAGAAACACGAGCAGTTCTTGAGCTTGATGATGACATCATGATGCCTTGTGATGATGTTGAACGTGGATTTAAGGTATGGCGAGAGCACCCTGAGAAAATCGTAGGGTTTTATCCTCGTCTTGCAGATGGAAACCCGTTGAAGTATCGGGCCGAGAATCATGCTCGTGAGCACAATGGATATAATATGATTCTGACTGGAGCCGCCTTCATGGATAGTAAAATGGCTTTTGAAAAATACTGGAGCAAAGAAGCAGAAGCAGGTAGGGACATAGTGGACAAGCTTTTTAATTGTGAGGATGTGTTGTTAAACTACTTGTATGCAAACGCGAGCTCTTCTAGTACAGTTGAATACGTTAAACCTGCATGGGCAATCGATACTTCAAAGTTTTCCGGTGTTGCAATTAGCCGGAATACGCAGACTCACTATGGACTCAGAAGCAGTTGCCTCCAAAGGTTTTCAGAAATGTACGGAAGCATATCGAGTAGAAAATCAGAATTTCACCATCGAAACGATGGGTGGGATGTATAG